From Candidatus Alcyoniella australis:
CAGGTCCCGTTGAGGTTGTCCTCCAGCGCAGTGCGCACCGCGCTGTCATCGAGGCTCATCCGCATGTGGCGCGACTTGCGCTGGATCTCGCTGAGCACCGTGGGGAAGCGGCCCCAGGTGAGTTGAATCCGCCCCTGTCCGTCGACCTGTTTGCAGCCGACGATCCCCGCGCCGCTGCTCGAATCGAGAAATTGCACCAGCCGCTCCAGGGTTCCCGGCGGCACAACCGTATCGGGGTTGAGCAGCAGCAGCCGTCGGCCGCGACTGCGCTCGATGGCGCGGTTGTTGGCGCGCACGAACCCTAGGTTGCACTGGTTGGCGAACAGCAGCACGTCGCCGAAGCGCTCGCGCACCATCTGGGCCGAGCCGTCGTTGCTGTAGTTGTCGACCACCAGCACCTCGAGGCTCAGCGCGGTCTGCTGGGCGTAGATCGACTCGAGGCATGCGGCAAGCAGCTCGCCGGTATTGTAATTGACGATGATGATCGACAGGTCCAG
This genomic window contains:
- a CDS encoding glycosyltransferase family 2 protein, translated to MSPAQNAEPLDLSIIIVNYNTGELLAACLESIYAQQTALSLEVLVVDNYSNDGSAQMVRERFGDVLLFANQCNLGFVRANNRAIERSRGRRLLLLNPDTVVPPGTLERLVQFLDSSSGAGIVGCKQVDGQGRIQLTWGRFPTVLSEIQRKSRHMRMSLDDSAVRTALEDNLNGTCNVDWVAGSCMLVRREVVDKIGPMDENIFMYFEDIDWCRRAREAGFRVCIDSQTQIVHFGGESAATDKITSLIEYRRSQFYFLRKYRGRLFGLLTRLWVLFKSLGYLSLWAVRYWYRGDPEERYEAECMALVYKNIAALALTGRLPAKIEH